Proteins co-encoded in one Arthrobacter sp. ERGS1:01 genomic window:
- a CDS encoding HtaA domain-containing protein: MAPASRAPWWRKPLGLLAALAIAGSGVAATAPAAQAVEAAAGTVELTGGQLDWGVNKAFRNYISGNIAKGTITTAGGAATNADGTFAFPATGVDPAARTAAFGGSVAFSGHNGLLALTISDIRIDLANGLLLADVVSKSMSSGELVTYDDVKLATVGAGAQETGSAFAGTALPTALHADGVAAFSDSYDAGAAFDPLTFNVAFTTTVAAPVVGTSPSPVSVNAGETATFTAAAAGHESVQWQLSAAGTGAWTDIPGATSEQLMLTADEAHNGNLYRAAFTNTGGVVYSEAAALTVKAPAKVWTPALAVFAADGVTPLTSAVPEGTKVVVRGTGFDPEANLAPAGARPPISAGKPAGVYVVFGKFADAWKPSAGAPASARVVGDQKWAMSQAALDAVAPAYQSAIKGQWVEVSADGSFSAELTVQKKTVSGAPVEWPETGNFGAYTYPAGGTTNAAQELYAPITVGDAPKVWTPALAVFAADGVTPLTSAVPEGTKVVVRGTGFDPEANLAPAGARPPISAGKPAGVYVVFGKFADAWKPSAGAPASARVVGDQKWAMSQAALDAVAPAYQSAIKGQWVEVSADGSFSAELTVQKKTVSGAPVEWPETGNFGAYTYPAGGTTNAAQELYAPIKVGEKAPETPAPVLTVAPADGLKHGFTVSVTGSGYAPGRWIYVAEVAQGPGGNARPALYERAQRVQVRADGTFGPLETTVTTVFENGGFTAVKDKLFMATFNSPLAGDNKDHDYTNDRTQDAFTALSWADPAAPADPEPEVPGAVPALSATAKSVEAGKSVTFAGSNFTPGATVAFSNGDTALDVAAPSSNTATGGLDWGVKESFRKYLAGPIAKGTISTTDGAKANADGSYHFPATGFDAAAKVADFAGTITLSGHDGALEVTFSKLRLDVKNKVLTANASSKSIDGAAQTFSNVVLAELDTAAVTTDAVGVKGAKLPAVLSKAGAPAFANFYEAGEALDPVSFEVAGAPAQAVTVGKDGTFSAAWPVPAGQKPGRYAVTATATSAQPNVAAAARAALVETATAAIEVTAASKPVETPKPTTQPTTPPTTTAPMTPANPADVKCTAGTVTNGTLAWGVKDSFRKYITGNIAKGKITFNGKAAGADSVFTFTGGKGTIDAVKRTGTVGFDGTVAFTGHDYGSGPVLSVTFSNIKLSLNGDEGTLSADVLSRSLESATAGAKPGTDTSYKAVVLANLDLRTAALNPAKNVYAATAAPAVLAASGVAPFADFYAAGDALDGVGFALGCNASADLGTGNTGTPTGSGTAGSGSTGSAVVPAGSGVTPAAGLAKTGAMGLDASVIGALLVLLLGAGTMAGSRLVRRRH, encoded by the coding sequence GTGGCACCTGCTTCCCGCGCGCCCTGGTGGCGCAAGCCCCTGGGCCTCCTGGCCGCGCTGGCCATTGCCGGCTCGGGCGTGGCCGCTACCGCACCCGCCGCCCAGGCCGTGGAAGCGGCCGCCGGCACCGTCGAATTGACCGGCGGACAGCTCGACTGGGGCGTCAACAAGGCGTTCCGCAACTACATTTCGGGCAACATCGCCAAGGGCACCATCACCACCGCCGGCGGTGCCGCAACGAATGCCGACGGCACGTTCGCCTTCCCGGCCACCGGCGTCGACCCCGCCGCACGGACGGCCGCCTTTGGCGGTTCCGTCGCGTTTTCCGGCCACAACGGGCTGCTGGCACTGACCATCTCGGACATCCGGATCGATTTGGCCAACGGCCTGCTGCTGGCCGACGTCGTCAGCAAGTCCATGTCCAGCGGCGAGCTGGTGACGTACGACGACGTCAAACTCGCCACCGTCGGCGCCGGCGCACAGGAAACCGGCTCTGCCTTTGCTGGCACGGCGCTGCCCACGGCCCTGCACGCCGACGGCGTAGCCGCGTTCTCCGACTCCTACGACGCCGGGGCGGCTTTTGACCCGCTGACGTTCAACGTCGCGTTCACGACGACCGTTGCCGCGCCCGTCGTGGGCACGTCGCCGTCGCCTGTGAGCGTTAACGCCGGCGAAACGGCAACCTTCACCGCCGCGGCCGCGGGCCACGAATCCGTTCAATGGCAGCTCTCCGCGGCCGGCACCGGCGCCTGGACCGACATCCCCGGCGCCACAAGCGAACAGCTGATGCTCACCGCCGACGAAGCCCATAACGGCAATCTGTACCGCGCAGCCTTCACCAACACCGGCGGCGTGGTCTACTCCGAGGCCGCCGCACTGACCGTGAAGGCTCCCGCCAAGGTGTGGACGCCTGCGTTGGCTGTCTTTGCCGCCGATGGTGTGACGCCGTTGACCTCGGCGGTGCCGGAGGGGACGAAGGTTGTGGTTCGGGGTACTGGTTTTGATCCGGAGGCGAACCTGGCTCCGGCGGGGGCGCGTCCGCCGATTTCGGCGGGCAAGCCTGCCGGCGTGTATGTGGTGTTTGGCAAGTTTGCTGATGCGTGGAAGCCGTCGGCCGGGGCTCCTGCCTCCGCCCGTGTGGTGGGGGATCAGAAGTGGGCCATGAGCCAGGCGGCGTTGGATGCCGTTGCTCCGGCGTACCAGTCCGCGATCAAGGGCCAGTGGGTTGAGGTTTCAGCGGATGGTTCCTTTAGTGCCGAATTAACGGTGCAGAAGAAGACGGTTTCCGGTGCTCCCGTTGAGTGGCCCGAGACCGGGAACTTTGGTGCGTATACCTACCCGGCCGGCGGCACCACGAACGCCGCCCAGGAACTCTACGCACCCATCACCGTGGGGGACGCTCCCAAGGTGTGGACGCCTGCGTTGGCTGTCTTTGCTGCCGATGGTGTGACGCCGTTGACGTCTGCGGTGCCGGAGGGGACGAAGGTTGTGGTTCGGGGGACTGGTTTTGATCCGGAGGCGAACCTGGCTCCGGCGGGGGCGCGTCCGCCGATTTCGGCGGGCAAGCCTGCCGGCGTGTATGTGGTGTTTGGCAAGTTTGCTGATGCGTGGAAGCCGTCGGCCGGGGCTCCTGCCTCCGCCCGTGTGGTGGGGGATCAGAAGTGGGCCATGAGCCAGGCGGCGTTGGATGCCGTTGCTCCGGCGTACCAGTCCGCGATCAAGGGCCAGTGGGTTGAGGTTTCAGCGGATGGTTCCTTTAGTGCCGAATTAACGGTGCAGAAGAAGACGGTTTCCGGTGCTCCCGTTGAGTGGCCCGAGACCGGGAACTTTGGTGCGTATACCTACCCGGCCGGCGGCACCACGAACGCCGCCCAGGAACTCTACGCACCCATCAAGGTAGGGGAGAAGGCACCCGAAACGCCGGCCCCCGTCCTCACCGTGGCACCCGCCGACGGGCTCAAGCACGGCTTCACCGTCAGCGTGACGGGCAGCGGTTACGCTCCCGGCCGCTGGATCTACGTCGCCGAAGTGGCCCAGGGTCCGGGCGGAAACGCCCGCCCCGCCCTGTACGAACGCGCCCAGCGCGTGCAGGTCCGTGCCGATGGAACGTTCGGCCCGCTGGAAACAACCGTCACTACCGTCTTTGAAAACGGCGGGTTCACCGCAGTGAAGGACAAACTGTTCATGGCCACCTTCAACTCGCCGCTGGCCGGGGACAACAAGGACCATGACTACACGAACGACAGGACCCAGGACGCGTTCACCGCACTGTCCTGGGCCGATCCCGCAGCCCCTGCCGATCCCGAACCGGAAGTTCCCGGAGCCGTTCCGGCGCTGTCCGCCACGGCGAAGAGCGTCGAGGCCGGCAAGTCCGTCACGTTCGCCGGCAGCAACTTCACCCCCGGTGCGACGGTCGCGTTCAGCAACGGCGACACGGCGCTGGACGTTGCGGCGCCGTCGTCGAACACGGCAACAGGGGGCCTCGACTGGGGCGTGAAGGAATCGTTCCGGAAGTACCTGGCCGGCCCCATCGCCAAGGGCACCATCAGCACTACCGACGGCGCCAAGGCCAACGCGGACGGCAGCTACCACTTCCCCGCCACCGGCTTCGACGCCGCGGCCAAAGTGGCCGACTTTGCCGGCACCATCACCTTGAGCGGCCACGACGGCGCCCTGGAAGTGACCTTCAGCAAGCTGCGCCTCGACGTGAAGAACAAGGTCCTCACGGCCAACGCGAGCAGCAAGTCCATCGACGGCGCCGCGCAGACGTTCAGCAACGTGGTGCTGGCGGAACTGGACACGGCCGCCGTCACGACCGACGCCGTTGGCGTCAAGGGCGCCAAGCTGCCGGCCGTCCTTTCAAAGGCGGGCGCCCCGGCATTCGCCAACTTCTACGAAGCCGGCGAGGCACTCGACCCCGTCAGCTTCGAGGTTGCGGGTGCTCCTGCACAGGCCGTGACCGTGGGCAAGGACGGCACGTTCAGCGCCGCCTGGCCCGTTCCGGCCGGCCAGAAGCCGGGCCGTTACGCCGTGACGGCCACCGCAACGTCCGCCCAGCCGAACGTCGCAGCAGCGGCCCGGGCGGCACTTGTTGAAACCGCAACGGCCGCCATCGAGGTCACCGCCGCGAGCAAGCCCGTGGAAACCCCGAAGCCGACAACACAGCCGACAACTCCTCCGACCACAACTGCGCCGATGACGCCGGCCAATCCGGCCGACGTGAAGTGCACGGCGGGGACTGTCACCAACGGCACCCTGGCCTGGGGCGTGAAGGACTCCTTCCGCAAGTACATCACCGGCAACATCGCCAAGGGGAAGATCACCTTCAACGGCAAGGCAGCCGGCGCGGACAGCGTGTTCACGTTTACCGGCGGTAAAGGCACCATCGACGCCGTCAAGCGCACGGGCACAGTCGGTTTCGACGGCACGGTGGCGTTCACGGGCCACGACTACGGCTCCGGCCCTGTCCTGTCCGTTACGTTCAGCAACATCAAGCTGAGTCTCAACGGGGACGAAGGAACCCTGAGCGCCGACGTGCTCAGCCGCTCGCTGGAATCGGCCACGGCCGGTGCCAAGCCCGGCACGGACACCTCCTACAAGGCCGTGGTGCTGGCCAATCTTGACCTGCGCACGGCGGCCCTGAATCCGGCGAAGAACGTCTACGCGGCGACTGCCGCACCCGCCGTCCTGGCGGCCAGCGGGGTAGCCCCGTTTGCCGACTTCTACGCGGCCGGGGATGCCCTTGACGGCGTCGGATTTGCGCTGGGCTGCAACGCCTCGGCGGACCTTGGCACCGGCAACACCGGCACGCCTACGGGCTCGGGAACCGCCGGCTCGGGAAGCACGGGAAGCGCCGTGGTGCCCGCCGGAAGCGGTGTGACACCCGCGGCCGGACTGGCCAAGACCGGTGCCATGGGCCTTGACGCCTCGGTCATTGGTGCACTGCTGGTCCTGCTGCTCGGCGCCGGCACCATGGCCGGAAGCCGGCTGGTGCGCCGCCGCCACTAG
- a CDS encoding LPXTG cell wall anchor domain-containing protein, with protein MRGTTGRTAARTPSMGKAGVVARTAAAVGLATGLALVAGAGAMAESAGGAGGQQLTVDRGTGLKAAGDSVQVSGSGYDLAKGIYVGVCVFNGAGAVATPCLGGVDTSGGSGSSVWISSNPPAYGQGLAQPFTEAGGKGSFSVALSVQAADTMTNCEDKAKAPNGCVIVTRADHTRSADRSADVMIPVSFGDAAAPAAAESPAAAPGSATSGSAAKGLAKTGATTGIVLAGGAVLLAAGAGAVVVSRRRKAGN; from the coding sequence ATGAGGGGAACCACCGGCCGGACAGCGGCCAGGACACCAAGTATGGGGAAAGCCGGGGTAGTGGCCAGGACCGCCGCGGCCGTGGGATTGGCAACCGGACTCGCGCTCGTTGCGGGGGCCGGAGCCATGGCCGAATCCGCGGGCGGAGCAGGCGGGCAGCAGCTCACCGTGGACCGCGGCACGGGCCTGAAGGCAGCCGGTGATTCCGTGCAGGTCAGCGGTTCCGGCTATGACCTGGCCAAGGGCATCTACGTTGGCGTGTGCGTCTTCAACGGCGCCGGCGCCGTGGCCACCCCGTGCCTGGGCGGCGTGGACACCTCCGGCGGCAGCGGAAGCTCCGTGTGGATCTCCTCGAACCCGCCCGCCTACGGCCAGGGCCTCGCCCAGCCGTTCACCGAGGCCGGCGGAAAGGGCTCGTTCTCCGTGGCACTGTCCGTGCAGGCCGCCGACACCATGACGAATTGCGAGGACAAGGCCAAGGCCCCCAACGGCTGCGTCATCGTCACCCGCGCCGACCATACCCGTAGTGCCGACCGCAGCGCCGACGTCATGATCCCCGTCAGCTTCGGTGACGCGGCGGCACCCGCCGCCGCGGAATCCCCGGCGGCCGCCCCCGGCAGCGCCACATCCGGCAGCGCCGCTAAGGGCCTGGCGAAAACCGGCGCCACCACGGGCATCGTCCTGGCCGGCGGAGCAGTGCTGCTGGCCGCCGGTGCCGGCGCCGTCGTCGTGTCCCGCCGCCGAAAGGCAGGTAACTGA
- a CDS encoding heme/hemin ABC transporter substrate-binding protein yields the protein MKFALAALRARAGFRAAVLPAALPVALVLALAVSGCAPQARDAAGSAAGPAGATARGPVAACSDGTAGKLPLKSEWGATTSARPAASPATGPATAKTSGITLPMVTPAPTPQLPVTVTSCDGTAVSVTDVSRIVTIDLYGTLTEIVHGLGLGANVVGHDRAADFPEAAKGKVVTPSGHDLNAEAITALDPTLILTDTTIGPLEVQQQLRNIGIPVIFFDPARTLPGISHQINAVAAALGVPAAGTELNAAVGADMSAALAMVPHESKALRIAFLYVRGTAGVYLMSGPGSGADDMIEAIGATDVGTDIGLTMPFTQLTSEALIKSEPDVLLLMTGGLKSVGGVDGLLKIQGIAQTPAGASRRIVDVADGSLLGFGPRTGQVIKALSAAVYGATP from the coding sequence ATGAAATTCGCTTTAGCTGCCCTGCGCGCCCGTGCGGGTTTCCGGGCCGCCGTGCTGCCGGCTGCGCTGCCCGTCGCGCTGGTCCTTGCCCTGGCCGTTTCCGGCTGCGCACCGCAGGCTCGGGACGCCGCGGGCTCGGCGGCCGGCCCCGCGGGCGCCACCGCACGCGGCCCCGTTGCAGCCTGCTCCGACGGCACGGCCGGAAAGCTGCCGCTGAAGTCCGAATGGGGCGCCACAACTTCCGCGCGGCCGGCTGCCAGTCCCGCCACGGGTCCGGCCACCGCCAAAACGTCCGGCATCACGCTGCCCATGGTCACCCCGGCACCCACGCCGCAACTTCCCGTCACCGTGACCTCCTGCGACGGCACCGCCGTTTCCGTCACGGACGTCAGCCGGATTGTCACGATCGACCTTTACGGGACCCTGACCGAAATCGTGCACGGGCTGGGACTCGGCGCCAACGTCGTCGGCCATGACCGGGCAGCGGACTTCCCCGAGGCCGCCAAAGGCAAGGTGGTCACCCCATCCGGCCACGACCTCAACGCCGAGGCCATCACGGCCCTTGACCCCACCCTGATCCTCACAGACACAACGATTGGCCCGCTCGAGGTCCAGCAGCAGCTGCGAAACATCGGCATTCCGGTAATCTTCTTCGACCCGGCCCGCACCCTGCCGGGCATCAGCCACCAGATCAACGCGGTTGCCGCCGCACTGGGCGTCCCCGCCGCAGGCACGGAACTGAACGCCGCGGTGGGCGCCGACATGTCGGCCGCACTGGCCATGGTCCCGCACGAAAGCAAGGCGCTGCGCATCGCGTTCTTGTACGTGCGCGGCACGGCGGGCGTCTACCTGATGTCCGGGCCCGGGTCCGGCGCCGACGACATGATCGAGGCGATCGGCGCCACGGACGTCGGCACGGACATCGGGCTGACGATGCCGTTCACGCAGCTGACCTCCGAGGCCCTGATCAAATCGGAGCCGGACGTGTTGTTGCTCATGACGGGCGGCCTGAAATCCGTGGGTGGGGTGGACGGCCTCCTGAAAATCCAGGGCATCGCACAAACCCCCGCGGGGGCGTCGCGCCGGATCGTCGACGTCGCCGACGGCTCACTGCTCGGCTTCGGCCCCCGCACGGGCCAGGTCATCAAGGCCCTGTCCGCCGCGGTCTACGGGGCAACGCCGTGA
- a CDS encoding iron ABC transporter permease has translation MTRPTTTAASEPALAAAGRSRSAKDTLILTVLGAALAVTAVVAAGSGQLGIAPLEVLGTITHGFNNWVQGWLDYFGVNVQSPFGIGPLPGHARGYETLWTVRFPRVALAMIVGAALACSGTVMQGVFGNPLAEPAVVGVSSGAAVGASTAIVTGLAGYGNWVVAAFAFLGGLITTLLVYSLSRSRGRTEVVTLVLTGIAVNAFTFAMIAFYTFVADPNAREQLIFWQLGSLNGAGWVSVASVLPLLIAGLAMAFAAAPKLDLLALGERPARHVGVNVERLRMRMIVTVALLVGAGVAFTGIVSFVGLVVPHLIRIIAGPGHRLLLPASALGGALLVLLADLGARTLVPYSDLPLGMLTALIGGPFFFWLLRRTRNEQGGWA, from the coding sequence CTGACCCGCCCAACGACGACGGCGGCCAGCGAGCCCGCCCTGGCCGCCGCAGGCCGGAGCCGTTCCGCGAAGGACACGCTGATCTTGACGGTGCTGGGCGCCGCACTGGCCGTCACCGCGGTGGTTGCCGCCGGCAGCGGACAGCTGGGGATTGCCCCGTTGGAGGTGCTGGGCACCATCACCCACGGTTTCAACAACTGGGTGCAGGGCTGGCTGGACTACTTTGGCGTGAACGTGCAAAGCCCCTTCGGGATCGGCCCGCTGCCCGGGCACGCCCGCGGCTACGAGACCCTGTGGACCGTGCGTTTTCCGCGCGTTGCCCTCGCCATGATCGTGGGCGCCGCGCTGGCGTGCTCGGGCACGGTCATGCAGGGGGTCTTTGGCAACCCGCTGGCGGAACCGGCCGTCGTCGGCGTCTCCTCCGGCGCGGCAGTGGGCGCCAGCACGGCGATCGTGACGGGCCTGGCCGGCTACGGCAACTGGGTGGTTGCCGCCTTCGCCTTCCTCGGCGGCCTCATCACCACCTTGCTGGTCTACAGCCTCTCCCGCAGCCGCGGCCGCACCGAGGTGGTCACCCTGGTACTGACGGGCATTGCCGTGAACGCTTTCACCTTTGCCATGATCGCCTTCTACACCTTCGTTGCCGATCCCAACGCCCGCGAACAACTGATCTTTTGGCAGCTGGGCAGCCTCAACGGCGCCGGCTGGGTCAGCGTGGCCTCCGTGCTGCCGCTGCTGATCGCCGGCCTGGCCATGGCCTTTGCGGCGGCCCCCAAGCTCGATCTGCTGGCGCTGGGCGAACGCCCCGCCCGGCATGTTGGCGTCAACGTGGAGCGGCTGCGCATGCGAATGATCGTCACGGTGGCCCTTTTGGTGGGCGCCGGCGTGGCCTTCACCGGCATCGTAAGTTTTGTGGGCCTGGTGGTGCCGCACCTGATCCGCATCATTGCCGGGCCCGGGCACCGGCTGCTGCTGCCCGCGAGTGCGCTGGGCGGTGCCCTGCTGGTGCTGCTGGCCGATCTGGGCGCCCGTACCCTGGTCCCCTATTCCGATCTGCCGCTGGGCATGTTGACGGCGCTCATTGGCGGCCCGTTCTTCTTCTGGCTGCTGCGGCGCACCCGCAACGAACAGGGAGGCTGGGCATGA
- a CDS encoding heme ABC transporter ATP-binding protein, giving the protein MSLLDAFRTPPAAMPQATLPGRPAMEVTGATVERGGRDVLTNVTLPVIAGEVLALVGPNGAGKSTLLAALAGDVPLRAGHIELAGERLHHWSPAELALRRAVLLQHVSLSFPFTVREVVGMGRAPWSNTAAADRDDELVAAAMADTDVTVFAGRKFSALSGGEKARVALARVLAQDTGVVMLDEPTAALDLRHQEQVLAVARRRAEAGNAVVVVLHDLNLAAGYADKVAVLEQGRLAALGTPADVLSAELLSRVYRHGIDVMAHPVTGRSIVLPRR; this is encoded by the coding sequence ATGAGCCTGCTCGACGCCTTCCGCACCCCGCCGGCGGCGATGCCCCAGGCAACCCTCCCGGGCCGGCCCGCCATGGAGGTCACCGGTGCCACGGTGGAACGCGGCGGCAGGGACGTCCTGACGAATGTCACCCTGCCCGTGATTGCCGGGGAGGTCCTGGCGCTCGTGGGCCCCAACGGCGCCGGAAAGTCCACCCTGCTGGCCGCCCTGGCCGGGGACGTGCCGTTGCGCGCCGGCCACATCGAGCTTGCCGGGGAGCGGCTGCACCACTGGTCGCCGGCCGAGCTTGCCCTGCGCCGCGCCGTGCTGCTCCAACACGTGTCCCTGAGTTTTCCCTTCACCGTCCGCGAGGTGGTGGGGATGGGGCGGGCGCCGTGGTCCAACACCGCGGCGGCGGACCGCGACGACGAACTGGTGGCCGCGGCCATGGCCGACACCGACGTCACGGTATTTGCGGGACGCAAGTTTTCGGCACTGTCCGGCGGCGAGAAGGCCCGGGTGGCGCTGGCACGGGTGTTGGCCCAGGACACCGGCGTCGTCATGCTTGACGAGCCGACGGCGGCCCTGGACCTGCGGCACCAGGAACAGGTGCTGGCCGTGGCGCGGCGCCGCGCGGAGGCCGGGAACGCCGTCGTCGTGGTCCTTCACGACCTCAACCTTGCGGCCGGCTACGCGGACAAGGTGGCCGTGCTGGAACAGGGCCGGCTGGCGGCGCTTGGCACCCCCGCGGATGTGCTGTCCGCGGAGCTGCTCAGCCGCGTCTACCGGCACGGGATCGACGTCATGGCCCACCCGGTCACGGGCCGGAGCATCGTCCTGCCGCGCCGCTGA
- a CDS encoding DUF2079 domain-containing protein, whose amino-acid sequence MTATKLSSPPPPATPAISETAPAAPAAGGGALFLGGLARRARSTTALAGLVGVAAFVLYTVYSWLQWSSFTIRSWDLGIFTQLAKDYSQFQAPIVSLKGQGYNLLGDHFHPLLVLLGPVYRVFPSAFTLLVLQNLLFAFSVAVISHLAIKRLGRIPGVCIGGAYALAWGLQSAIDSQFHEIAFAVPLLALSLCALMEEKWRSAWIWAALLVFIKEDLGLTVFVIGLVMALRARKPAGLWLAAWGVAWFVLATKVILPAMNPSDTWAYQSQLDLSGLLSDPASLFQKDKVTTVFLLVAITAGLSLFSPLASIVLPTLAWRFLSDLPAYWGQDWQYSAVLMPIVFCAAIDALSRRKVLDSARLRLLSGAAIALIAVSLTGQYAFNRLNDPATSFSQAGNASATRALAAVPNGVTVETDISLMSYLVDRTEVYWIGNKNPAPEYVLIDVSGRLGTPDSTAATESEARYPGTRFTTVYADGHYQVAKRDAG is encoded by the coding sequence GTGACTGCCACGAAACTCAGTAGCCCGCCCCCACCCGCCACCCCCGCAATTTCGGAGACGGCCCCGGCCGCACCGGCCGCGGGCGGCGGCGCCCTGTTCCTGGGGGGCCTGGCCCGGCGGGCCCGGTCGACGACGGCCCTTGCCGGCCTCGTGGGCGTGGCGGCCTTTGTTCTCTACACGGTCTATTCGTGGCTGCAGTGGTCAAGTTTCACCATCCGCTCCTGGGACCTGGGCATCTTCACCCAGCTGGCCAAGGACTATTCACAGTTCCAGGCGCCGATCGTCAGCCTCAAGGGCCAGGGCTACAACCTGCTGGGCGACCACTTCCACCCGCTGCTGGTGCTGCTGGGCCCGGTGTACCGCGTGTTCCCCAGCGCCTTCACGCTCCTAGTGTTGCAAAACCTGCTGTTTGCGTTCTCGGTTGCGGTCATCAGCCACCTGGCCATCAAACGGCTGGGCCGGATTCCCGGGGTCTGCATTGGCGGCGCCTACGCCCTGGCCTGGGGCCTGCAATCGGCCATCGATTCGCAGTTCCACGAGATCGCATTCGCCGTGCCGCTGCTGGCTCTTTCGCTCTGCGCCTTGATGGAGGAGAAGTGGCGCTCCGCCTGGATCTGGGCGGCCCTGCTGGTCTTCATCAAGGAAGACCTTGGCCTGACGGTGTTCGTGATCGGCCTGGTCATGGCACTGCGCGCCCGCAAGCCCGCGGGCCTGTGGCTGGCCGCATGGGGCGTCGCCTGGTTTGTGCTCGCCACCAAGGTGATCCTGCCGGCCATGAACCCGTCCGACACGTGGGCATACCAAAGCCAGCTGGACCTCAGCGGGCTGCTGAGCGATCCGGCGTCGCTGTTCCAAAAGGACAAGGTCACCACGGTATTCCTGCTCGTGGCGATCACGGCCGGGCTGTCCCTCTTCTCACCCCTGGCGTCGATCGTGCTGCCCACGCTTGCCTGGCGCTTCCTGTCGGACCTGCCCGCCTATTGGGGCCAGGACTGGCAGTACAGCGCCGTGCTGATGCCGATCGTTTTCTGCGCGGCCATCGACGCCCTCTCACGGCGGAAGGTCCTTGACTCTGCAAGGCTGCGGCTGCTTTCGGGGGCGGCCATCGCCCTGATCGCGGTGTCGCTGACGGGCCAGTACGCGTTCAATCGGCTCAACGATCCCGCCACGTCCTTCTCGCAGGCAGGCAACGCCTCCGCCACCCGCGCCCTGGCCGCCGTGCCCAACGGCGTCACGGTGGAAACCGACATCAGCCTCATGAGCTACCTGGTGGACCGGACCGAGGTGTATTGGATCGGCAACAAGAACCCCGCCCCCGAATACGTCCTGATCGACGTCTCCGGCCGGCTCGGCACCCCCGATTCGACGGCGGCCACCGAATCGGAGGCCCGCTACCCGGGCACCCGCTTCACCACCGTCTATGCCGACGGCCATTACCAGGTGGCCAAGCGGGACGCCGGCTAA
- a CDS encoding biliverdin-producing heme oxygenase, producing the protein MSASAASAASAVPEAGEPLSQELKSHTAAAHRDAEESTFVAELMGGTLDVAALAALLAQSLVIYRALESALATLAGDSQLGGFIDPGLARVAALEADMAFHFGVDWEAQLADGRIVIVPATVAYADKLATLGRESIEFLLAHHYVRYMGDLSGGLIISRMVQRHYGVSEAGLNFYDFPEIPKPKPYKDAYRERLDGTDFSRAQKDAILAYAQESFELNRAVFVDLAAERASSVAA; encoded by the coding sequence ATGTCTGCATCCGCCGCATCCGCCGCATCCGCCGTCCCCGAGGCCGGGGAGCCGCTGTCCCAGGAATTGAAGTCGCACACCGCGGCCGCACACCGGGATGCCGAGGAGTCGACGTTCGTGGCCGAGTTGATGGGTGGCACGCTCGACGTCGCCGCGCTGGCGGCCCTGCTCGCCCAGAGCCTCGTCATTTACCGGGCCCTGGAATCGGCGCTGGCCACCCTCGCCGGAGACTCCCAGCTGGGCGGCTTCATCGACCCCGGGCTGGCCCGGGTGGCTGCCCTCGAGGCGGACATGGCGTTCCACTTTGGCGTCGATTGGGAGGCGCAGCTGGCCGACGGCCGCATCGTGATCGTCCCCGCCACCGTCGCCTACGCGGACAAGTTGGCAACGCTGGGCCGGGAGTCCATCGAGTTCCTGCTGGCCCACCACTATGTGCGCTACATGGGGGATCTCTCCGGCGGGCTGATCATCTCCCGCATGGTCCAGCGCCACTACGGGGTCTCCGAGGCCGGCCTGAACTTCTATGACTTCCCGGAGATCCCCAAGCCCAAGCCGTACAAGGACGCCTACCGGGAGCGGCTGGACGGCACCGATTTCAGCCGGGCCCAGAAGGACGCCATCCTCGCCTACGCGCAGGAGTCCTTTGAGCTCAACCGCGCGGTATTTGTGGACCTGGCCGCCGAACGCGCAAGCTCCGTCGCGGCGTAA